In Euphorbia lathyris chromosome 9, ddEupLath1.1, whole genome shotgun sequence, the following are encoded in one genomic region:
- the LOC136206862 gene encoding uncharacterized protein: MNFSEEWKSLIPIGSVSPAPLLLSNPSSKAILGPLVFNPDAHTLTLLFKSPSLFPPLLDPPPQLSLTGFLTSTTTAETPLPYTTAYSIASHLTPQLPTDSASLLSRNNLQFLKCPNDNAIIIFFPTGSNHNQVGFLLLFVKESSLHAVGDPKGGVFAANKCSECFHQRIVRILVNPSVDSGYVEGNASSSNSFGCLLVYTMTSVHWYYVKIDETSERPILHYAGWKTFKSSCIVDACWSPHLPEESVVLLENGVLFLFDLNSGSSNGRFRGIKLEVPSGDFGTSENRKWLGCQISWHPRVFILACSDAAFLVDYRFDEYKVYCLANIDMFGVYAPAGSERFLAFSMAVSDHFHFLLASDNMLVLCDVRRPLMPVLQWAHGLDNPCYIDVFRLADLRSNSTKNTHDWATASGFGIILGSFWNSEFVLFCYGPPLPAKEGSFASEISKISKSSYAWDPPSEILLSGNKCQCGSCLVKREFSKEDRPEWIDWQQKEDIVLGFGILSCDLSSLLFESDEFGGFTLIRLMSSGKLEAQRYRASWDFITKSEVAHRDHPLVSFEENLLIKYVDEEYKFRKRFFYFELEYLSAYLNGKLSRVLDLNLIKHSKDPRPKESYSTDFHEVLCEKLKLCGLSKFRASPAIRVVFDNINLPTSIHEVGLKSIWSSLPIELLLTAFSSYPELTEVSEDKTVDLEFLAVPDLPQLPPFFLRKPSNRSNRWSSKVLRSRDALVGPVLPLPVLTTLHELRNGCPNSQDGTDGFSPKKELENRCNEVIQVARETTMPDSTVVFDNDKDIFSLSSERNDFLRRDSEKKKSFIIYRPTADQSSQNLRESNCVHKDDKFTLLISKVHEKEKKPSLDNKEKSVIGLEHFDDLCPVQLKFDAAAVEFSSQELKSYNVLKRQIFKWQEEFKPYQRFCSQFHTPGT; this comes from the coding sequence ATGAACTTTTCAGAAGAATGGAAGTCTCTCATTCCAATTGGCAGTGTTTCTCCGGCACCTCTCCTCCTATCAAATCCCTCCTCAAAAGCCATTCTAGGTCCTCTTGTTTTCAATCCAGATGCCCATACTCTAACCCTTCTCTTCAAGTCTCCCTCTCTGTTTCCTCCTCTTCTCGACCCTCCTCCCCAGCTCTCTCTAACTGGATTTCTAACCAGTACAACCACAGCTGAAACTCCTTTACCTTACACTACTGCCTACTCCATTGCCTCCCACTTAACCCCACAATTACCAACAGATTCTGCTTCTTTATTGTCGCGTAACAATCTTCAGTTTTTGAAATGCCCAAATGATAATGCTATTATTATCTTCTTTCCCACTGGATCCAACCATAACCAAGTTGGGTTCTTGTTGCTTTTTGTCAAAGAGAGTAGTTTGCATGCAGTTGGGGATCCAAAAGGTGGTGTATTCGCTGCAAACAAGTGTTCCGAGTGTTTTCATCAAAGAATTGTGCGGATTTTGGTGAATCCATCTGTGGATTCTGGTTACGTTGAAGGTAATGCTTCTTCTTCTAATTCATTTGGGTGTTTATTGGTTTATACCATGACTTCTGTGCACTGGTACTATGTTAAAATTGATGAAACTAGTGAAAGGCCTATTTTGCATTATGCTGGTTGGAAGACTTTTAAGAGTAGTTGTATTGTGGATGCTTGTTGGAGTCCCCATTTACCGGAGGAGAGTGTAGTTTTGCTGGAGAATGGCGTGCTgtttttgtttgatttgaactctGGTAGTTCTAATGGACGTTTTAGAGGAATTAAATTAGAAGTGCCAAGTGGTGATTTCGGAACTTCAGAGAATCGTAAATGGTTGGGATGTCAGATCAGTTGGCATCCTAGGGTTTTTATTCTTGCATGTTCAGATGCCGCCTTTTTGGTTGATTATAGGTTTGATGAGTATAAAGTGTACTGTTTAGCAAATATTGATATGTTTGGTGTGTATGCTCCAGCTGGAAGTGAACGGTTCCTAGCTTTTTCCATGGCGGTTTCTgatcattttcattttcttttggcTTCTGACAATATGTTAGTTCTTTGTGATGTGCGCAGGCCCTTGATGCCAGTGTTGCAATGGGCGCACGGCCTTGATAATCCGTGTTACATCGATGTGTTTAGATTGGCCGATTTGAGGTCAAACTCAACGAAAAACACACATGACTGGGCAACTGCCTCGGGTTTTGGCATTATATTAGGATCCTTTTGGAATTCTGAGTTTGTTCTCTTCTGCTATGGACCGCCACTACCTGCTAAGGAAGGGTCATTTGCTTcagaaatttcaaaaatttccaAATCCTCCTATGCATGGGACCCCCCTTCGGAGATCTTGTTGTCTGGTAATAAGTGTCAATGTGGTAGTTGTCTCGTAAAACGAGAGTTTTCGAAGGAAGATCGTCCTGAATGGATTGATTGGCAGCAGAAGGAAGACATAGTTTTGGGGTTTGGCATTTTAAGCTGTGATCTCTCATCATTGCTTTTTGAGTCGGATGAATTTGGCGGATTTACTTTGATTAGATTGATGTCTTCCGGGAAGCTCGAGGCACAGAGATACCGTGCATCATGGGATTTTATTACAAAATCAGAAGTAGCTCATAGAGATCATCCATTGGTGAGTTTTGAAGAGAACCTGCTAATCAAGTATGTTGACGAGGAGTACAAGTTTCGTAAAAGATTTTTTTACTTCGAACTTGAGTATCTGTCTGCATATTTGAACGGTAAGCTTAGCCGAGTCTTGGATTTGAATTTGATAAAGCATAGCAAGGATCCTCGACCGAAAGAATCTTATAGTACAGATTTTCATGAAGTATTATGCGAGAAGTTGAAGCTTTGTGGATTGAGTAAATTCAGAGCATCCCCTGCGATTCGTGTTGTTTTCGACAATATCAACTTACCAACAAGCATACATGAGGTTGGTTTGAAGAGCATCTGGTCAAGCTTGCCTATTGAACTCCTACTAACCGCCTTTTCCAGCTACCCTGAATTGACTGAAGTTTCAGAGGATAAGACGGttgatttggaatttttagctGTTCCAGACTTACCCCAGTTGCCTCCGTTTTTCTTACGAAAACCTTCGAACCGCAGCAATAGGTGGTCAAGTAAAGTGCTACGCAGCAGAGATGCCCTTGTCGGTCCAGTTCTTCCACTCCCAGTTTTGACTACGCTTCATGAGTTACGTAATGGCTGTCCAAACTCTCAAGACGGAACAGATGGATTTTCACCTAAGAAGGAGCTGGAAAACCGGTGCAATGAAGTAATACAGGTGGCTAGAGAAACAACCATGCCTGATTCTACTGTTGTGTTCGACAACGACAAAGACATTTTCTCCCTTTCCAGTGAAAGAAACGATTTCCTCCGGCGTGATTCGGAAAAGAAAAAGTCTTTCATTATATACCGTCCTACTGCAGACCAGTCTTCTCAGAACTTGAGGGAGAGCAATTGTGTTCATAAGGATGATAAATTCACATTGCTTATTTCGAAAGTGCACGAGAAAGAGAAAAAGCCAAGCCTCGACAACAAGGAGAAATCGGTCATAGGACTCGAACACTTCGATGATCTTTGCCCCGTCCAGTTGAAGTTTGATGCTGCTGCAGTGGAGTTCAGCTCACAAGAATTGAAAAGTTACAATGTGTTGAAGAGGCAAATTTTCAAGTGGCAAGAGGAGTTCAAACCATATCAGAGATTTTGCAGTCAATTCCATACGCCGGGGACATGA
- the LOC136206863 gene encoding probable receptor-like protein kinase At5g18500, translating into MATDLNTELSKKTAIFGLKVWEVIGITVALFIFVILSVLSFYLTSRKKSRRDGNRLPHSQIPAVSKEIKEVRVEQKSANEFVPRDGILLTIHDKSSDKDSDKVMVHLGMGKVKNGDNSSQSGSFHHMEKDCGSQSGEEGSSGTVTIYKPSSSSYPITAPSPLCGLPEFSHLGWGHWFTLRDLELATNRFSKENVIGEGGYGVVYQGHLINGTPVAVKKILNNVGQAEKEFRVEVEAIGHVRHKNLVRLLGYCVEGTHRILVYEYVNNGNLEQWLHGAMRHHGYLTWEARMKVLLGTAKALAYLHEAIEPKVVHRDIKSSNILIDDDFNAKVSDFGLAKLLGAGKSHVTTRVMGTFGYVAPEYANTGLLNEKSDVYSFGVLLLEAITGRDPVDYGRPTHEVNLVDWLKMMVGNRRSEEVVDPNIEVRPSTRALKRALLTALRCVDPDSEKRPKMGQVVRMLESEEYPIPREDRRHRRTQGGSMEIDSQKENSDTDRSDYPGSRSESRRT; encoded by the exons ATGGCTACTGATCTGAATACGGAACTGTCTAAGAAAACTGCGATTTTCGGTCTTAAAGTGTGGGAAGTGATTGGAATTACAGTTGCACTATTTATCTTCGTTATACTCTCTGTATTGTCATTCTATTTAACGTCACGGAAGAAGTCAAGGAGAGATGGAAACAGACTTCCTCATAGCCAAATCCCAGCTGTTTCGAAGGAAATTAAGGAAGTTCGGGTGGAACAAAAATCAGCAAATGAATTTGTACCTCGTGACGGGATTCTTCTTACGATTCATGACAAGTCCAGTGATAAAGATTCAGATAAGGTCATGGTCCATTTAGGTATGGGGAAAGTGAAGAATGGAGATAATAGCAGTCAATCGGGTTCTTTTCATCATATGGAGAAAGATTGCGGGTCACAATCCGGTGAAGAAGGGAGTTCCGGAACAGTAACGATATACAAACCTTCGTCTTCGTCGTACCCTATTACTGCTCCTTCTCCGCTATGTGGCTTGCCTGAATTCTCCCATTTGGGCTGGGGCCACTGGTTCACTTTGAGAGATCTCGAGCTTGCAACGAACCGGTTTTCAAAGGAGAATGTTATTGGAGAAGGCGGGTACGGAGTTGTTTATCAGGGACATTTGATCAATGGCACTCCCGTGGCAGTAAAAAAGATTCTGAACAATGT gGGCCAAGCAGAAAAGGAGTTTAGAGTGGAAGTTGAAGCTATTGGCCATGTCCGCCACAAGAATTTGGTTCGTCTTTTGGGATACTGCGTAGAAGGGACTCACAG GATTTTGGTTTATGAATATGTCAACAATGGAAATTTGGAACAGTGGCTTCATGGAGCTATGCGCCATCACGGATATCTCACTTGGGAGGCCCGGATGAAAGTTCTACTTGGCACAGCTAAGGC GCTTGCGTATTTGCACGAGGCCATTGAGCCGAAAGTGGTGCACCGTGACATTAAGTCGAGTAATATATTAATCGACGACGACTTTAATGCCAAGGTTTCCGATTTCGGCCTGGCTAAGTTGCTTGGAGCTGGAAAAAGCCATGTTACTACTCGAGTTATGGGAACTTTCGG ATATGTGGCTCCTGAATATGCAAATACCGGTCTTTTAAATGAGAAAAGTGATGTTTATAGCTTCGGGGTTTTGCTCTTGGAAGCAATTACTGGACGAGATCCAGTAGACTATGGCCGTCCTACCCATGAG GTAAATCTAGTTGATTGGTTGAAAATGATGGTTGGAAACAGACGATCGGAAGAAGTTGTTGATCCAAATATTGAGGTAAGGCCATCAACAAGAGCTCTAAAGCGCGCTCTTCTGACTGCTTTGAGGTGTGTTGATCCAGACTCCGAAAAAAGACCTAAGATGGGACAAGTTGTTCGAATGCTCGAGTCCGAGGAATATCCTATTCCAAGAGAG GACCGGAGGCATAGAAGAACACAAGGCGGAAGCATGGAGATTGATTCTCAGAAAGAGAACTCGGACACAGACCGCAGCGATTATCCAGGTTCAAGATCAGAGAGCAGACGAACATGA